CTCTGTTGAGCACGCAGTGACTGTTGAAACTTTCATCAATGGCTGGCAGTACAAAATATGCCATGCTTCACTGATTGCTTAAGGATGAAAAGCAAACACATCCTGGCTGCAAAAGCCTTCAACTCTGGTGAGGTGTGCTTTGTTAACTGGACTCCACTGACCATGTTCATATGAGCTTTCAATAGAAACATCAGTAGGCACATGTGATCATATCCCCTGGTGGTCAGAACAACATAAAAGCACAACATTTGAGGATGTGGAGAGAAAGGGTGAGTGGAAGAAATAGGAGTGATGGATATTAAGGTGAGGAACGGTATGTACTAAGGTACATAAAAAAAGCAAGGCTGACAGGTAAGAGGGGAAGGTTAAATAAAAAGAAGGTGGATACAGTGACtggaaatagaaaagaaaaaatacaaacagatggacagagacacaggtcCACTGAGGAATCTAGTGCGTGGTTTGCTACTAGATTTATAGGTGACTCTCTCTGACGTTTGGTGGTAAACCGTCCAGCCTGTAAAAATGAATAtaaagggaagaagagaagaaacaagaGAGATACTTTGTAAAAGTGCAGAGAGATTTGGATGAGAAAACCCCCATCATAAAAGCAGCAGTAAAGAAGGAGTGTAGGGTAAACAGGCATACCGGTAATTATGATCAAGCGTACTGAAGTAGTATGTCCACAACTAAACAgctaacaaaaaagaaagaacaaactAGACCTAAAATAATGGTTTAAATGTACACATTAATTTGGAAACATGCCTCCTCGATAGTATATTTAAATGATAGCACAAAAAGTAACCTGAAGTTTTAACAGCCATTTTATTACAACCACCTGCTATACCATGATATGGCACCATTTATATGCTATGAAATGGAAGACATGTTTTGTTGGAAGTGGTTGTAATTTTTTCTGATAGTCCAGCTATATTATCATTTGTGCCTAGTCATTAAGAGTCAGTCTCTCAAGCCATGTACTTGTTTATCTTTGGTGATCAGTATGAATGGCACTGACATGCCTATTCTCTAGCcctcacagctgcacacacgTGTGAAGATACAAgcacgtgtgcgcgcacaccacacacatgaAGTAATCGTGTGTACCTTGGCCAGGGCCAGCCTGGTTAGCCATTCCATCGCCGTGTCGTCCAGCGTAGATGTTGTCGGAGGAGAATGAGCCCTTCAAAGAACAGGGCTGCTGGGTGTGGACCTGCTCCTGTGTGACACTGGGTGGATTACTGGAACTGGAGCTCCCGCTGGAATGGGCAGAGCCATCTGACATAACTGAACTTTTAGCAGGGGAGCTGGATGAACTGGCAGCACTTTCACCTTGAGGGAAAGGGGGGATTATAAATGTGTAAGTATGCACGAATCATCTAATCACACATTCCTGCATTTCTGTGAATCTTGCAAAGCTCCCACAGATTGCAATTGTGCCCCTGTAAACATCATCATCAGATAAACCAGTTTCATCATACCCTTCCTCTCACTAGATGTGTTGAGATTATTCTTCAGTTGTTGCACCATTGGATTGAGCAGTTTCCCAGCTTTCAGTTTGTGTTTGCTGGCTCGGCGCCTGCGTCCACTGGGGGGTGCGGCGTGAAGCAGGCCAACATTCGGGGGCAGTGTTTTACCCAGCTCCTTGTACAGACGCTCAATCTCATTCCTCTGGAAGGCTTGGAGCTCTGAGATCTCTTTCATGTgtctaatgaaaaaaaaaacacaaagatggcATAAAAAAATTAATTATTCTTAGAACACACAAATTCCCACATAACTACCAGCAATAGTGACGCATGCAACTCTGAGATGGAAGCTAAAGTGCCAGCGCAGTCAGATGGCATTGCAATTCTGACTTGTCAACACAAGGGGGAGGCTTTCACAGAATTGGCTGCAAGAAAATTTAATTTCCAACGATTAGGTTTTTGGCATTTCGGTTGTATTCTTTATGCCACCAACAGCTAGCAGGAGAAAGGGCAATAAAATAGGGAAAGAGAAGAAGGCATGCTGCAAAATCACTTAATATTcaaaataatatatattataacagacagacagacagacaaggaacAAAGTGGAGGTTTCCCTGACTGCATGTTTGTAATGTCTTGTGTGTTATACTTTACTTTTCTCTCAGTTTCTGTAGTTCTTTCTTCATATCTGCATCCTCAAACTCTGAATCATTGTCGCTGCTGATGTACGAAGAGTGAGCATGTGCTGGAGAAGGTGAGGGAGCGTGGCCGTTCATCGCCACAAGATGCTGGGATGTCGAATTGGAGCTCTGCTCACTTTTGCTCCGGCCAGTGCGTCGCAGGAAGGCCACTGCTCTCTTCATGAATTCACTTCCACTGTGTTCGGACAGGGCATGAGCTGGGGAAGCAtggtgggatggagggagagtaatgctgctgctgtcctcatcTGCAGAGTCGGAGCAAAGGCGAGTGGAGCGCTGATAAGGGTGACGGATAGGCGTATCGATCGTCTGGGCACGGGGCATGCGGTGTGGTGTGAGGTCAGgactggaggtggaggtggactgGTAGAAATTTGGTGGTGCAGAGAAACGTTTGGTGATTTCTGTGCTCCGATTACCAGCTGAGGTCATTGCAGAGGGCCTGTCTACATTTGCACATTCCTCTTTGGTCCCTTTGCTGTGAGTCTGACTATGGGATCCCCCGGAACTGCTAGAGGGGGCCAGGGAGCTGCAGGCACTTAAGATTGCCTTGCTTTTCTCGACACGATAAATGGCATCCGGTGGAGTGGGGATGATCTGGGGACAGTAGAGAAGATCACATTAAGTTTGTGAATCTACGAAAGGTCCAAATCACAAAAGAAACCACCCCCACTGTAACCACTCCCAACACTGTTTAattcatttcaaacaaatgaCATTAGTATTGACATAAAGGTGGATTCCTACTTGAAAGCGGTTTCTGGTAGTGATGTCCTCTGTGTTCAAAATGCTGTTGTTGGctaaggaaaaagaaaacaattttaTTTATGCAAAAATACTAGCAGATAGTCAAAATATCCCTGAGTAGTTTCTGTAAAAAGGGACATCAAATACATACCTGACACTGTGGAGTCACCTACATCACTGCATTCAGGAATCTGAGActaatggacaaaaaaaaaaaatagaattcacAGTCACACAAAGAATTCACATTCAAAATCattttgaaaattaaaatcagCAATAAATCTAACTCTTCACTCAGGACTGTTGCTGAAGTGCGCCAGGCTGCTGTATAAACATAAAATGAAGCTGCTAGTTGAAGAGCATAAGACTAATTGGTATGTTTATGACAGTAATGTTATTATCCTTCTCATCCTTCTACACCTTTCTGAACATTCAGGTCATATTAGTTACACGTAATCAAATTATTTTGCGATTGTGCCATTAACTTTGTTCCTAACCACCACTGTTAATGCCTAGATTATTCCGATTTATATTTACCAGTGattctcctttcttctttttatgtGCTCCCTCTGTGCTCTGACCATCTGAGACAGGGGTTGAACTGACTCCCTCGGTACCCGAGGCCTGGGGATCGGATGCAGTGCTGGAAGTCTGCAAGGGGGCATGTTCCTGGTATAAAAGGTTTCTCAGTTTCTCATCCAAAGTCTTGATGGTCCGATCGACGAAATCTACCCTTCGTGGCCCCTCGCTGTCTGACTCTCCTGGTCCAACGCTCCCTGGCTGCTGGTGGCTTGAGGACTGGGAGCCCTGGGAGGTCTGATGTGCAGGACTCTGAGGCTGGGATGTCACAGTTCCAGGCTGCATAGGTGTGGCATAGGGTTGCTGTAAGACCACAGACTGATTCGCTGCCAGTTGTTGAGGGAGCTCTCCAGTCGGACTAGACTTGTGATTAAGCTGATTAGACTGAGAGAGCCTTGAATCACCAGGTGCTCGCTTATCAATAGCATTCACATCCAGAGAGACAGGTGGCACAATTGCACAGCATGGCATGTCAGTTACTATAGAGACAGCAGAGATGCAAGGTTCTTCCACAGACTTGGGGTGgctggtagcagcagcagcagcaggaggagcatgcTTAGCTAAACAGGGCTGAGCTTGCTGTATCCTGGCTTTTTCAGTGTTcgcaggggacagagaggaggagggcacAGTCTGAGAGGGTAAAGATGTGCCTGTGGTTGTTGCTGTAGTTATGTTGTCATTGGGcctggatgatgatgaagctgatTTCTCAGATTCTGATATAATAcaattgaaaaacaaaacaaacagcagattAGAGGTCTAATCTCAGCTACGACACATCACAAAGCACAGAAAAGTCCTAAGGGTGCTTGAGGGTTACATCACAGCTTGTCTTGCCCCATCAGGCTTTTTCAGCTGGAGTACAAATCCTACCCTTCATTTCTTCCTAGAACCACTGCAGAGTCACTATTATATAACTAACTCGCATCCCAGTGCACAGCAGCATGAAGAAAATGTGATTCTGTAATATACAGacaatacagtaaaaaaaaaaatctcagtcAATGACATATCAACATGGAACATACCCTGGGCCGTTGAAGCATTCGATGCAGGCTTCTCATCATCTAACAAAGGTGTCTCAGCTACGGGGCAGATAATAAACCAGCGCTTTCCAGTGTGAAGGACTGTCAAAGAAAATTAGGTaatgtaaattttaaaaaaaaatacaaaaagttATCAATTAACAGGTTTTAAAGAAAAGGGAGAACTAGAACTAGATTTTAATTACTATATAAAACTCTCAGCACTAGTGATATATTATTAAATGGTACAGCATAACAGACCTTTTTTATTGATATATATTCCAAGATCTTCCAAGTCTTACCATTTTGCTGGTACATCATCTGCGGAGCGTTAGGTGTAGACGGTTTCAAACCCTAAAAACATTAGATTTCTTCAAAGAAATGACTCACATGCATTGACTCAGCCAATATTTACAACAAGCTAAAGAGCTGCAGTACATAAACAAAATAACAGCGATGAAACTATTGTATCAGACAGAATGGAATTATCATCTACATTTGCTGGCAGTGCAGCACAATGAGTCCAGAGTGGAGTGATGATAATGTATTCCCGATTGCAGCACTTCAAACTAAAAAGGAATTAAAAACTAAACAGCTTCGTTCCTACCTCGGTTCCTAATGTTCCCGGTGCGTCAGTCTGTTTTGGACCACCTGCCTGCTCCGAGTTCTTCTCACCCTCAGCGTCCTCACTCAACATGTCTTCTGCCTTGTCCACAATGTCCTTCAGTTGCTCGATGAATGCTTCCTTTTCCAAAGGTAGAATGAAATCGTTCTCCACCTAAGGAGCATGATGCACATTAAATCCGGAATGAGAAAGGAAAACCTCCAAAAAGATATTTCTAAGCAAATAGAAAACATCTAATGTCAGCTATGGATTCTAACATGATACAAAAACAGTTACATACCATATATGTAGCAATCTCCTCTGGTGCATCCCCATCTAGGTCAAACTTAAAAGTGACCATTTTGTGGTTATGGGTTTCCAGCTGACACTCTACCATCTTATCACCAGTGTTACACACCTACAATCAGAACAAGGccaataaatgaaagaaatcagTTCTTCAGATAAATTTTAGTTTACCCACATTGAGGATGTTAAGCTTTGGCCTGCTGATCTTCTCCTGCCGAGAACGAGTTCGCGTGGACCTGCGGTGGTGCTTGCGGACTTTCCCCTCGCCTTTACTGCCATGTGTCCCCTCATAGCCATCACTCATCTCCTTACCGGAGGTGGCATCAGAGTTGACACTGCATTTGAGTGAGGAATGGCAGAAATTGTCAACACTAAACATTAAGCACTCTGTGAACAGTAAAAGGAGTCACATTCAAAGACGACATGGCTAGTACCTCTCATAGCCCTGTCCTCCAGTATGTTTCTCCAAGGCTTGTTCCTACAGAAAGCAAACGAATAAAGAGACTGAAACACATCACATCACTGATACAACCTTTGAGACAAGTTTGCATTTGCTACATCGGAGTGGAAATGCAAGGAAAGGGGAGGAGCTACTGAGACTTGTGCAGTAGAAGTATGAAAATACAAGTCCACACCTCAGTAATCACCTCTGTTGGTGCTTGACCTGCAGAGCCCGAAATAGTGCCAAGTGGTTTCTGCTGAGTCAAAGAGGACCCGACAGACACGGAGGATGCTCTCTGGGAGTCAGAGGGCTGTTGCGCAGGAATTTGGCTCTGAGGCTGACTCTGGGTCTGAGCCTGCAGGGGCAGCTGACAAGGATTCTTTTTGCCAAGGTGGTCTGGTGCATtcagcagaggtggagagaaTGCTGCAGGTTGACCGAGTGGAGCAGAGTGAGCAAGCTCAGCATGGCTGACCATGTCCTGTATTTATGATAGACAAACACATTcataaataaaatcattctgATAAACATATTATAAAAATAGCTGCATTGTTTGTGCTATTTATAAATTGGTAATTTATTCCCAAAATGCATAGTTTCTATTAATTATCTCAAATACTTGTGAATAGAAATTCTTAGctcaaagacaaacaacagttTTGCTGCGatataaataaaagaacaacaaaTCAGACAACTGTTATCTTTACACCCTTTAGCTAAATATCTgcactctgctgcagcctccataGTTACCTTTATCAAGGTCTGAGTGCTGCCATTTGTAGCAGGGTGGGTGTTCTGTGCTGAGACAGTGTGAGCGTGTAAGGGGTTAGTGGATTGTGAGGATATAAGTGCAGGGTGTGAATAAGATGCTTCCGGCCTAACACtctgctgcagagcaacagtgagctggagctgtggggaCGTTGGTCCCACCTTATCCAGCACCTGAGATGGGGATGGCATCAAGGACACTGGAATAGGTGAACCTAACACATTTTCATAGTGCAAAGGAGAAAGGGGGGAGACAGCAGGGGTGACAGGGAGAGTCTGTCCAGGAGAGAGGAACATTCGAGAATATGAGGAGGCTGAAGGGTGAGGGACAGAGCAGGTGTGAGGGTAAGAAGACTCAGAGTCAGTCACAGCAGCCATGACCTGGACAGTGGGATACTGGGAAGGGAACTgaagggaaaggaaaggaagaaaatcaaataatcaaaagaaaaaagattaaatacaGAAGGAAGATGCATGAAAACTTGTCTATGTTCTATTTCCtaatatatttaaagaaataacACAAAGGTAATAGGAGCAATACTAATTTAGAAAGATCTCAAATGAACAGAAGAATGAGTGGATGGCCATACCTGGGAAGGTTGTGTTTGGTTGTTTGAACACTGTTGAGTATGGAACTGTTGGTTAACAGGAGcgtgaaaaaagaaaatctttaatATCAAATAATGTAAAGGGATTTAAACCTTGCTGCAATGCATCATTTCATGACAGGATAGAAAAGTCCTGAAGAATCCCACCTGGCTCAACTCCCCATAGGCTTGTGGAGTTGTAGACTGTGCAGACAGGTACTGGTTTTGAGCTGGAGGAGTTGATTGTTGCAGGATGCTGAAGGTAGAACATGAATAGCTTTGTGGGCCAGCATCATGTAGACCAGCAGCAGGGAAACTTTGGTGTGCAGCTGCCACACTAACAGGGGAAGTGGTGGGGAGAGGTTGTGAGGCTGGTGTAGGAGTCTGTTGGAATGTCGACTGGTATGTGTCATGGCTCTGCTGCCGAACTGTTGCCTGCATGGGTTTCTGACTGTGACTAAGGTTAGCTGGAGTTTGGACTTGTTGCTGATTTGTGGTCGGCTGTGCCATTTGTTGTACAAGGTTATGTTGAATTTCTTGATTATGCTGGAGTTGAGGCTTCAGATATCCCTGCCCGACATTTTGGGCTACTTGAATATTGGACTGAGAACTTTGCAGGAAGGTCTGCTGGTTCTCTTGTTGGATTGGCATCTGTTGGCTATAAAGTGCTGGTGTGGAGGAGCTCTGACCAGAATGCTGACTTGAGAGGCAGACTGTGCCTTGAACCTGTTGCAGCACACTGGGAACTTGTGCAGGATGACACTGGGCTTGGGTTGCTAAACCTGGAACTACAGAGCCAGCAGGATAGCTTTGTGATGGGACAGCAGGGGCTGCAGCAGTATGCTGCTGAACAGGAGCAGAATATCCTGATGCAGAGACACTCTGTTGTGTTGTTGGCATCACACAGTTCTGACAAGTCTGTTGGGCTTTTGAAGAAAAGTTTAAAGAACTCGCTGCTGTtggttgttgctgtttgtgACTTGGTGACTGGTAGTTTTGTGGCACAGCTGATGGTATAATATTTCCTGTATTTTGTAGAGTCTGTTGCATATTTGCAGGAACATAACTAGCAGAAAGGCCTGTAACTGAACAGAGACTAGCTGGAGCTGGTGCTGCACAGTGTTGGCCGGTATAGGGAGCAGCTGGGTAACTTTGTCCAAGCTGAAGGTACTGTAGCGGTGCCTGCACCGGTGTGCTGGAAGAGGGCAAGCCATGGATTGTGTGGTGAGTCTGGTGACCTGCTGAACTGGCCTgaggacaaaaaaggaaaaaggacaTTCAAATTAGAAACTTTTGGGTGTCGAAtttaaaaagggagaaattcTGCATCAAACAGCTATAAACAATAACTTTTTCAATATTTAAAAAGGCCCCATATCATAACACTAAATACATGCACGTTAAATTATTGTCTATTAAACATTTACAATGCTCTTCCTTTTTAACGTTGGTTTGTATACTACTTAAGTATGGCTTGGAGTAGTAAAAATGACAGGGAGCCTTTTAAACCATGTTAAATAATTGTACTATAAACTCATAAAAGACCAAAATATGCACAGTGCTTTAATCAAGAGCAAGCAGTAATAAgtctgtgttaaaaaaaaaaaaagggacagaataaaaaaagactCCAAAGGCAGGGAGAGAtccaagagggaaaaaaaaaaagaaatcaagcaGCAATCCCTTTACCTTCAATCATCTATTTAAGGTAAGACAAGGAGCAAGACAGCTGTAGCATTGGGTCAGCAAAGCAGAATAGGAAAGGTGAGATCCAACTGTTAATCTGCAGGGGAAGTTGATTTTctaaaatgaagccattttcCTACAACAGCAGAAGAGGGATGGTGAATTCTGCAGACCGGCACGTCGGCAAAGACATCGATCACACAGAAAGCATTCTGCAAGTTACAAAATGCAGGTGGAACCacaatgactttaaaaaaaaatcaaatgtcaaCGTGGAAGCAATAAGGGAGCTATCAAGTGTGCAAAACACTGCCTCTTAAAACAGCTGCAAAAATGGTTTCTGTGTGATTGGCCTCTTGGAGATCTAACCAGGAGAATGCAGAAATATTCTGATGCTGCTACAGGTGGGGAGACATTAGTTAAGCAGGAATCGGCCCCTCGTGGACAATCTAAAGCGATGTCTGCTACTGTCACCTACCACTCCGATTTCTGCTCCAGACCATTGCTGCTCACCAGCACACAAACTATCTTCAATGTTCTTAGGAGATTCTTTTTCCCCGACCAAACCTCCAGTCAGGAGGCGGCTCTTCATTCTGATGTCTCCATCACTACATACCGGTCTTGGAGCGGCTGAGGACTGTAACAGGAGGTTGTTATGGGTAGTCGTGGGACAAGGTGCTGCTTTGCGGCCAATTATATTAAACAGGGACTGCTGCAGGAGTGAGAAATCTGAGCAATCGCTTGAACCTCTCTGACGGCCAAAACTAAGACTGGGTACTGTTCCAGGGTGTTCACATGAAGAGACTGGCGTGATGATAGATGGGCGGTGGTGGCTTCCTTCTCGTGACCTCTGAAGTAAAGAGAGGCAGGCCTGACATGCATGGCATCTCTGCAGTGCTAAATTGTTATGTTTAGATTTTAGGGTCAGAAGACTACTAAGATCAGAGTGTCTGCGTCCACCTGGCACTGGTATGGTTATATTCTCACTGGTGGTGATGGACTCTCGCCTGATATTGTTGTCACTGAGGCGACGGGGCTGAGAAggtgaagagacaggagagactcGCAGCAGTGGAAGAGCACAATGAGAAGGGACACAATCCTTTTCTCCTGAACGAATGGCAGAGTGGCTGAATTCTGACTGATCTTCTAACAGAGGGGGGGTGGGACTGATTGACCTGGGGGACTGAATAAAGGCACGGAGATGAGCAATGTGGTTGGACCTCAGAGTGTCAATAACAGGGGCACTTCCTCTTCGGGCTGCACCTCCAAACTGAGCTCTGTGTCCTGCCTCCCAAACTTCACTCTTTTCACAAGAGCGGGGGCGGTCCGCCAGAAAAAGGCTACTGCTGTGGCACTATTAGGAGTAACCCCAAAATCAAAGTATGTTactcaaaataacaaaacaacatGTGTGAAATATTGGGCTAAATGTATCTTGCATGATTACATTGCTAATCATGTACATAGGCCAAATAAGTGATGGTACAGAACCTGTGTTATACCATTTCAGCAATATTTGCTTGTAAAGATTTAAATAAATCTACATTTACATAGTCCACCTGGCTATATATGCTTCTGATACAGACCTGCTGTGTTGTCATAGTAATAGGGTCCAGCTGGGACTGGTAGAGGACACTCTGCTGACTGCTGTGGGAGTCTGAATATACAGTGGATCCCATACCACTGTCAAGAGTGCTGTCTGCTGCAGAGACATAAATTGTGTGCTTTTAAAAGCAACTATAGAAAATATATATTGATTAGTTTAATGCATTATGAGGAAGATAAGAATGAGGAAGAATGTCTTACATGTGACTGAGGTGGCGCTGGCCGGTAGGTTCTGAAGCCTGTTGAACTGATCTGCCTCAGAATCTTCTGGTTCCAGCAGTGGCTGGCCTATAAGTGTAGGCCCGGCAGAGATGCCATGGGATGGCATCTGCATCGGATGCGCCCCATCGCCTTGATCcagtgcagctgcagcagacactGTTCTCGCTCTTCTCCATTTGATCAGAGCCACTCGGTCCCTGATTGACTTTCCCACAGTCTTAGAGTCACTCTCATGGAAGAAGCCAGATTCCACCTGAAAAATGAGCATCAGTTTCAGGATATTTTTAGGACAGACCATATGATGGAGAATCACATGATAGAGAAGCTATTTATAATTATTTATAATTAAAGGAGGTGGGAAGAGATTAAATGAAAAAGATAGCACACTCCAAGCACTTCCTAGTTCTTATTTGATAAACATACATAATTTAATCTTTCAGAGTATGCTTTCTAAGTTCACCGAGTTCATCACAGACT
This genomic window from Takifugu rubripes chromosome 3, fTakRub1.2, whole genome shotgun sequence contains:
- the LOC101063786 gene encoding serine/threonine-protein kinase WNK2 isoform X6, producing the protein MEPEATSSSEQRTNCPSGPNSQHERAPNMLEPTGDGSHLDSVVRGGSDPAAYPSSSYRRIVHQRFIRRSLWFSDADEQALETPECDAAAVSGSGGTVLNVHLRTIVDRTRGTSCGIQEDSSTESQGGQKDSATESASADEEKEKCGNALKPTGSEDAKATVKAASEENEEEAEMKAVSTSPGGRFLKFDIELGRGSFKTVYKGLDTETWVEVAWCELQDRKLSKVERQRFKEEAEMLKGLQHPNIVRFYDFWESPLKGKKCIVLVTELMTSGTLKTYLKRFKVMKPKVLRSWCRQILKGLHFLHTRTPPIIHRDLKCDNIFITGPTGSVKIGDLGLATLKAASFAKSVIGTPEFMAPEMYEEHYDEAVDVYAFGMCMLEMATSEYPYSECQNAAQIYRKVTSGVKPASYNKVKDPEIKEIIGECICQKKEERYSIKDLLNHAFFAEDTGVRVELAEEDDGKKASIALKLWVEDHKKLKGKYKESGAIEFTFDLEKEVPEVVAQEMVESGFFHESDSKTVGKSIRDRVALIKWRRARTVSAAAALDQGDGAHPMQMPSHGISAGPTLIGQPLLEPEDSEADQFNRLQNLPASATSVTSDSTLDSGMGSTVYSDSHSSQQSVLYQSQLDPITMTTQQCHSSSLFLADRPRSCEKSEVWEAGHRAQFGGAARRGSAPVIDTLRSNHIAHLRAFIQSPRSISPTPPLLEDQSEFSHSAIRSGEKDCVPSHCALPLLRVSPVSSPSQPRRLSDNNIRRESITTSENITIPVPGGRRHSDLSSLLTLKSKHNNLALQRCHACQACLSLLQRSREGSHHRPSIITPVSSCEHPGTVPSLSFGRQRGSSDCSDFSLLQQSLFNIIGRKAAPCPTTTHNNLLLQSSAAPRPVCSDGDIRMKSRLLTGGLVGEKESPKNIEDSLCAGEQQWSGAEIGVASSAGHQTHHTIHGLPSSSTPVQAPLQYLQLGQSYPAAPYTGQHCAAPAPASLCSVTGLSASYVPANMQQTLQNTGNIIPSAVPQNYQSPSHKQQQPTAASSLNFSSKAQQTCQNCVMPTTQQSVSASGYSAPVQQHTAAAPAVPSQSYPAGSVVPGLATQAQCHPAQVPSVLQQVQGTVCLSSQHSGQSSSTPALYSQQMPIQQENQQTFLQSSQSNIQVAQNVGQGYLKPQLQHNQEIQHNLVQQMAQPTTNQQQVQTPANLSHSQKPMQATVRQQSHDTYQSTFQQTPTPASQPLPTTSPVSVAAAHQSFPAAGLHDAGPQSYSCSTFSILQQSTPPAQNQYLSAQSTTPQAYGELSQFHTQQCSNNQTQPSQFPSQYPTVQVMAAVTDSESSYPHTCSVPHPSASSYSRMFLSPGQTLPVTPAVSPLSPLHYENVLGSPIPVSLMPSPSQVLDKVGPTSPQLQLTVALQQSVRPEASYSHPALISSQSTNPLHAHTVSAQNTHPATNGSTQTLIKDMVSHAELAHSAPLGQPAAFSPPLLNAPDHLGKKNPCQLPLQAQTQSQPQSQIPAQQPSDSQRASSVSVGSSLTQQKPLGTISGSAGQAPTEVITEEQALEKHTGGQGYESVNSDATSGKEMSDGYEGTHGSKGEGKVRKHHRRSTRTRSRQEKISRPKLNILNVCNTGDKMVECQLETHNHKMVTFKFDLDGDAPEEIATYMVENDFILPLEKEAFIEQLKDIVDKAEDMLSEDAEGEKNSEQAGGPKQTDAPGTLGTEGLKPSTPNAPQMMYQQNVLHTGKRWFIICPVAETPLLDDEKPASNASTAQESEKSASSSSRPNDNITTATTTGTSLPSQTVPSSSLSPANTEKARIQQAQPCLAKHAPPAAAAATSHPKSVEEPCISAVSIVTDMPCCAIVPPVSLDVNAIDKRAPGDSRLSQSNQLNHKSSPTGELPQQLAANQSVVLQQPYATPMQPGTVTSQPQSPAHQTSQGSQSSSHQQPGSVGPGESDSEGPRRVDFVDRTIKTLDEKLRNLLYQEHAPLQTSSTASDPQASGTEGVSSTPVSDGQSTEGAHKKKKGESLSQIPECSDVGDSTVSANNSILNTEDITTRNRFQIIPTPPDAIYRVEKSKAILSACSSLAPSSSSGGSHSQTHSKGTKEECANVDRPSAMTSAGNRSTEITKRFSAPPNFYQSTSTSSPDLTPHRMPRAQTIDTPIRHPYQRSTRLCSDSADEDSSSITLPPSHHASPAHALSEHSGSEFMKRAVAFLRRTGRSKSEQSSNSTSQHLVAMNGHAPSPSPAHAHSSYISSDNDSEFEDADMKKELQKLREKHMKEISELQAFQRNEIERLYKELGKTLPPNVGLLHAAPPSGRRRRASKHKLKAGKLLNPMVQQLKNNLNTSSERKGESAASSSSSPAKSSVMSDGSAHSSGSSSSSNPPSVTQEQVHTQQPCSLKGSFSSDNIYAGRHGDGMANQAGPGQGSTLKRLCLGKERNSRSSLNTTGAQTATSQTQPTAATPSPPPQPIPQLARVQTNNSNNKRGTFTDDLHKLVDDWTKETVAAASQSRPSLNQIRQQRRQQGVEGGAVSRTGAAPHEMKSHYGRSNFQLPLSCPLTATLSPHMATNAAPSAPAMFPPGYLFSAGSYSRMAPGPLYPQQWPGMPSPTGSLGPVGLLGAGRVMPFAAMANPRLESYPLVMRDTENGPCPNKTRTT